The Edaphobacter sp. 12200R-103 genome contains a region encoding:
- a CDS encoding type I polyketide synthase: MSNTLSFSRGTYRVGDAALFACSSSSRSDLLDHLRVVRSNGRNGYESPTDVLHPSPEGTYRLAIVSKSAEDFAAKLDLAISRLASEESRLNLGQEILYGLTTDYDHLRKTAFVFPGLGVPTQTMFQDLHSRFPAVRGWFDPIQASELAYFRQRIPILPEDEVINEQDTPGDEEMRQFDSMQEMLLANVAVFKLLQSVGFSADAMVGHSHGEQALLLASGMVKHSAEMFYLLRRIARATIVSSAGPPLATLAVATTARFTADDLMRACGTSVVVALDNCPGQRVVCGPSDAIASVADAVRARGGLCFPMPGLSQPVHTPDFPVSERRLRKIYGEIGIEAADVTAYSCTSAAPFPSHAAEIRELLVQQWLRPVRFRETVERLYDDGVRTFVELGPGGKVTGFIRDILRNTDAIALAVHQEGRSTIHQLKLTLAKLFVRGHDLDLSSVLGGEREANSEIVIETEDVRPQPPMGILEIVLRHVARLLDGEEGDQGEMLDPRRGFFEMGLTSLGAVELAARLSEECGVALADTAAFEFPSPESLAGFIERQLRPVSEPSSAEPARSSPSWDAHDDIAIIGMGLRLPGGANSPKLFWELLREGRDAIAEVPRGRWEGNEDWDDAVRSGGFLQEVDGFDAAFFGISPREAETLDPQQRLLLEVSWEALENAGINPQRLRQSQTGVFCGISSNDYAMRFSSAERLAINGYIGTGNAASVAVGRISYLLGLNGPSLAVDTACSSSLVAVHLACQSLRLHESDMALAGGVNLLLSPETSLFLHYGQALSGTGRCRTFDASADGYVRAEGCGVVVLKRLQNAIADGDRICAVIRGSAINHDGQSSGLTVPSGKAQEAVLRTALQAACIDPLDVDYVEAHGTGTPLGDPIEVRALSSVYCAQRSTDKPLRLGSVKTNVGHLEAAAGITALIKVVLQLQERAYAPSLHFSQPNPRIPWQESPLEVCAQFARWETPRRIAGVSSFGMSGTNAHVLLQSAPNAVEPVEAIPAERSQLLMLSAQSESALRQLETTYGNSQGLSEKSSLAALCYTANVGRAQFRYRRAVVGRDMEAIQSALRNVSSHQYRKKRPKIAFLFSGQGSQTFEMGRQLYVANRQFRHVLQECDEILRKERDIPLLKILIESSEEVLQTGVLQPALFAIEYALAQTWKSWGIHPDFVVGHSVGEYAAACHAGVMSLRSALLLVSARAACMESIRDRGAMLAVRASEEQVRRLIDVDDQALSLAAVNGPQSVVLSGSERAIHRAGEVLHSDGMACIPLKVSHAFHSSQMDAAVVEFQKMAADAIYNAPRIPWVSTVSGRLAGEEVLNTGYWAKQIRQTVRFADAIKTLAENGVEAFLEIGPRPVLIGLGREAIGQPQHLWLASLHPPREENEQMLSSLGRLYESGFDVDLEGFYGAERYAAVELPTYPFERTRYWMTAPSGSSRSAPREETKLSGSLLGEPMDLPGGRDLRFEAEVATGELREDYKSFGKTALPVSAGLAVAVAAVSRAQGNGTVLLEEFLPKSVFKLDGLEHLSIQTIVTPEDKTSYRVEIHSRSAIHWEQMASCCLRDVVSPSDLCKTFPGDAGLPDIDVAQFYDSSAKLGFAYGSRLRVLEKLSAGSGKAVGVVARRGDLQDPTQWPLFEGCFQVLGAALYLRGDVDVSDYYSPARIGRIRLEHELPDRFFAVACCTELPEGIAGNLSLFEFDSKKWFGEIAEVFYTALDIPGSFQGGEVEDVSVPDWKSCEESEQPRLIREHLQDILCRILRRPDVFALEIEEPFQRFGMDSLMATEFSNTLQREFGIRLPVVHFIGESSLRTLSDEVISQLREIATAEETVEWVEGVL, encoded by the coding sequence ATGAGCAATACGCTGAGCTTCTCACGAGGGACATATCGCGTTGGTGACGCGGCGCTTTTCGCCTGTTCGTCATCGTCGCGTTCAGATCTGCTCGACCATTTGCGCGTGGTGAGAAGCAATGGCCGGAATGGGTATGAGTCTCCCACGGATGTTCTCCATCCTTCTCCAGAGGGAACTTATCGGCTGGCCATCGTCAGTAAAAGTGCTGAAGATTTTGCGGCGAAGCTGGATCTGGCAATCTCACGGTTGGCCAGTGAAGAGTCTCGCCTGAACCTGGGACAAGAGATCCTGTATGGTCTGACGACGGACTACGATCATCTGCGGAAGACAGCTTTTGTCTTTCCCGGCCTCGGTGTGCCGACCCAAACGATGTTCCAGGATCTGCATAGCAGGTTTCCTGCGGTGCGTGGATGGTTTGATCCCATTCAGGCCTCCGAGTTGGCTTACTTCCGGCAGAGAATTCCTATTCTTCCGGAAGACGAAGTGATTAATGAGCAGGACACTCCCGGCGACGAAGAGATGCGTCAGTTCGATTCGATGCAGGAGATGTTGCTGGCCAACGTTGCCGTATTCAAGTTATTGCAGAGCGTAGGCTTTTCCGCCGACGCGATGGTGGGACACAGTCACGGCGAGCAGGCCCTTTTACTGGCTTCGGGAATGGTGAAGCATTCGGCGGAGATGTTTTATCTGCTTCGCCGAATTGCACGGGCAACGATTGTCAGTTCGGCAGGGCCACCGTTGGCGACGCTGGCTGTGGCGACGACTGCCCGCTTTACGGCGGACGACCTGATGCGTGCCTGTGGGACTTCGGTCGTCGTGGCGCTGGATAACTGCCCTGGGCAACGTGTGGTCTGCGGGCCATCTGACGCGATCGCATCGGTTGCCGATGCCGTGAGAGCAAGAGGAGGACTCTGTTTTCCGATGCCGGGGCTCAGTCAGCCGGTTCATACGCCGGACTTTCCGGTAAGCGAACGGCGGCTGCGCAAGATTTATGGAGAGATTGGCATTGAGGCCGCCGATGTTACTGCTTACAGCTGCACATCGGCGGCGCCGTTTCCTTCTCACGCTGCGGAGATCCGTGAACTGCTGGTGCAGCAGTGGCTTAGGCCTGTGCGTTTTCGTGAGACCGTAGAGCGTCTCTATGACGATGGTGTTAGAACCTTTGTCGAATTGGGTCCAGGTGGCAAGGTCACCGGATTTATTCGAGATATTCTGCGGAACACAGACGCTATCGCGCTTGCGGTGCACCAGGAGGGGCGTTCGACGATTCATCAGCTGAAGCTGACACTGGCGAAGCTCTTTGTGCGCGGGCATGACCTGGACCTTTCCAGCGTGCTTGGAGGGGAACGGGAAGCGAACAGCGAGATCGTGATCGAGACAGAGGATGTAAGGCCGCAGCCCCCAATGGGGATTCTGGAGATTGTGCTGCGGCATGTGGCGCGCTTGCTCGATGGGGAAGAAGGCGATCAGGGGGAGATGCTCGATCCCAGGCGCGGCTTCTTCGAGATGGGGCTGACCTCTCTGGGAGCGGTCGAACTGGCCGCAAGACTGAGTGAAGAGTGCGGTGTTGCGCTGGCGGATACTGCCGCATTTGAGTTTCCCTCGCCTGAGAGCCTTGCCGGGTTCATTGAACGTCAATTGCGCCCGGTGTCGGAGCCATCTTCCGCTGAACCGGCACGATCGAGTCCATCGTGGGATGCGCATGACGATATCGCCATCATTGGCATGGGCCTGCGTTTGCCTGGAGGCGCCAACTCGCCAAAGCTATTCTGGGAGCTTCTGCGGGAGGGGCGTGATGCCATTGCGGAGGTTCCGCGGGGACGGTGGGAAGGGAACGAAGATTGGGACGACGCCGTGCGTTCCGGTGGATTTCTTCAGGAGGTGGATGGATTTGATGCGGCTTTTTTCGGCATATCTCCGCGGGAAGCGGAGACGCTGGACCCTCAGCAACGTCTGTTGCTGGAGGTTTCATGGGAGGCGCTTGAGAATGCGGGCATCAATCCACAAAGGTTAAGACAGTCGCAGACCGGTGTCTTCTGTGGCATCAGCAGCAACGATTATGCGATGCGCTTTTCCAGCGCGGAAAGACTTGCGATCAATGGGTATATCGGGACGGGAAATGCCGCGAGCGTTGCGGTAGGCAGGATCTCCTATCTGCTGGGTCTAAATGGACCCTCCCTTGCAGTTGATACGGCATGCTCCTCCTCGCTGGTGGCGGTGCATCTTGCGTGCCAGAGCCTTCGTTTGCACGAAAGCGATATGGCCCTTGCGGGGGGAGTGAACTTGCTGTTGTCTCCCGAGACAAGCCTGTTTCTTCACTATGGACAGGCTCTGTCGGGGACCGGGCGTTGCAGGACCTTCGACGCTTCGGCGGATGGCTACGTTCGCGCGGAAGGTTGCGGTGTTGTGGTGTTGAAGCGGCTACAGAATGCTATTGCTGATGGAGATCGAATCTGCGCGGTGATTCGCGGCTCGGCGATAAATCACGATGGACAAAGCAGCGGCCTGACGGTGCCTAGTGGAAAGGCACAGGAGGCGGTGCTTCGAACTGCGTTGCAGGCAGCCTGCATCGACCCGCTGGACGTCGATTACGTGGAGGCACACGGCACCGGCACGCCGCTGGGTGACCCCATCGAGGTACGTGCGCTCAGCTCTGTATACTGCGCGCAGCGATCGACAGACAAGCCGCTCCGCTTAGGTTCGGTGAAGACCAATGTTGGTCATCTGGAGGCCGCTGCCGGGATTACTGCTTTGATTAAGGTGGTGCTTCAGCTCCAGGAGCGGGCGTATGCACCAAGCCTGCATTTTTCACAACCGAACCCGCGCATTCCCTGGCAGGAGAGTCCGCTTGAGGTGTGTGCGCAATTCGCCCGATGGGAGACGCCACGCCGAATTGCCGGGGTTAGTTCGTTCGGCATGAGCGGAACGAACGCGCATGTTCTGTTGCAGTCGGCTCCGAATGCGGTGGAGCCGGTGGAAGCTATTCCTGCAGAGCGAAGCCAGCTTCTCATGCTCTCTGCGCAGAGCGAGTCTGCGCTCAGACAACTGGAGACGACCTACGGCAACTCGCAGGGGTTGAGCGAGAAATCGAGCCTGGCGGCACTTTGCTACACCGCCAATGTGGGACGAGCGCAGTTCCGCTATCGCAGGGCGGTGGTGGGAAGAGATATGGAGGCGATCCAGAGCGCATTGCGCAATGTTTCGTCGCATCAATATCGCAAGAAGCGCCCAAAGATTGCGTTTCTCTTCTCGGGCCAGGGATCGCAGACCTTCGAGATGGGGCGTCAGCTCTATGTTGCGAATCGGCAATTTCGCCATGTGCTGCAGGAATGTGACGAGATTCTGAGGAAGGAGCGCGATATCCCGCTCCTGAAGATACTGATCGAGTCCTCGGAAGAGGTCTTGCAAACAGGAGTGCTGCAGCCGGCATTGTTTGCGATTGAATATGCACTTGCACAGACATGGAAGAGTTGGGGCATCCATCCAGATTTTGTTGTGGGCCACAGTGTTGGCGAGTATGCCGCGGCATGTCATGCCGGTGTGATGTCGTTGCGTTCCGCTTTGCTGCTTGTATCGGCGCGGGCAGCCTGCATGGAATCGATTCGCGACCGTGGAGCGATGCTGGCAGTAAGAGCTTCGGAAGAGCAGGTGAGGCGTTTGATCGATGTTGACGATCAAGCACTCTCGCTTGCCGCGGTTAACGGCCCCCAAAGCGTGGTGCTGTCAGGAAGCGAGAGAGCGATTCATCGTGCAGGAGAGGTTCTGCACTCGGATGGAATGGCTTGTATACCGCTTAAGGTCTCGCACGCATTCCATTCCTCCCAGATGGATGCCGCAGTGGTGGAGTTTCAGAAGATGGCGGCTGACGCGATCTATAACGCTCCCCGGATTCCATGGGTTTCGACAGTGAGCGGTCGTCTGGCCGGAGAGGAGGTGCTGAACACAGGATACTGGGCGAAACAGATTCGCCAGACGGTGCGGTTCGCGGATGCCATAAAGACGCTTGCAGAAAATGGTGTCGAAGCTTTTCTTGAGATTGGCCCGCGTCCGGTCCTTATAGGCCTGGGGCGCGAGGCGATTGGACAGCCACAACATCTCTGGCTTGCAAGCCTGCATCCTCCCCGAGAGGAGAACGAACAGATGCTGTCGAGCCTCGGACGCCTCTATGAATCGGGGTTCGATGTCGACCTCGAAGGCTTCTATGGGGCAGAGCGGTATGCGGCTGTTGAACTTCCGACCTATCCGTTTGAGCGTACGCGGTACTGGATGACTGCTCCTTCTGGATCTTCTCGCAGTGCTCCAAGGGAGGAAACAAAACTGTCGGGCTCCCTTTTGGGCGAGCCTATGGACTTGCCTGGAGGGCGGGACCTGCGGTTTGAAGCCGAGGTCGCTACCGGAGAATTGCGGGAAGACTATAAGTCTTTCGGAAAGACTGCGTTGCCGGTCTCCGCAGGACTGGCTGTTGCGGTAGCGGCGGTAAGCAGGGCGCAGGGGAATGGAACAGTGCTGCTGGAAGAGTTCCTGCCCAAATCTGTTTTTAAGCTGGATGGGCTTGAACATCTCTCCATTCAAACGATTGTGACTCCTGAAGATAAAACCTCGTATCGAGTGGAGATCCATAGTCGTAGCGCGATCCATTGGGAGCAAATGGCATCCTGCTGCCTTCGAGACGTGGTTTCCCCGTCCGATCTCTGTAAAACGTTCCCTGGCGATGCAGGGCTGCCAGATATTGACGTGGCGCAGTTTTATGATTCGTCCGCCAAACTGGGTTTTGCCTATGGCAGCCGCCTGCGGGTGCTTGAGAAGCTGTCAGCAGGGAGCGGCAAGGCAGTGGGTGTAGTCGCTCGACGAGGAGATTTGCAGGACCCAACGCAATGGCCGCTCTTTGAGGGATGCTTCCAGGTGCTGGGAGCGGCTCTCTACTTGCGTGGAGATGTAGATGTGAGCGACTACTATTCGCCTGCGCGGATTGGGAGGATTCGACTCGAGCACGAACTTCCGGATCGATTTTTTGCAGTTGCTTGCTGCACAGAACTCCCCGAGGGGATTGCAGGAAACCTGTCTCTCTTCGAGTTTGACTCAAAGAAGTGGTTTGGCGAGATCGCGGAGGTTTTCTATACGGCCCTGGATATTCCGGGAAGCTTTCAGGGAGGCGAGGTAGAAGATGTTTCCGTTCCCGATTGGAAGAGTTGCGAAGAAAGCGAACAGCCACGCCTGATTCGGGAACATCTGCAAGATATCCTTTGCAGGATATTGCGCCGCCCTGATGTGTTTGCTCTTGAGATCGAGGAACCCTTTCAGCGTTTCGGAATGGATTCCTTGATGGCCACAGAGTTTTCCAACACCTTACAAAGAGAGTTCGGGATTCGATTGCCGGTAGTTCACTTTATCGGGGAGAGTTCGCTCAGGACACTCTCTGACGAGGTGATATCGCAGCTGCGTGAAATCGCGACGGCAGAGGAGACGGTGGAGTGGGTGGAGGGTGTGTTATGA
- a CDS encoding non-ribosomal peptide synthetase: MSALDLLREFVLLGWSFHRDGEQLRYRAPRRALGENDLARLKTHKAEILELLRSTPECVELAPLSYNQRALWFLWVLAPESTAYNQSYSMHTSKRTSGAVWREVCTRLVARHPMLRTRFSLLREGPVQQVHRIEDIAWQTTDLSRSASADQERLIAAAHRVSFDLENDFPVRFHVFYLPEGRLQLLITMHHIVCDGWSMEIIRRELEAMYDACVAGREVQLPTLETSYRDYVWWQRDLLDGPRGEALWQYWKEWLAGPLPVMQLPTDRPRPAVQTYEGDAIDFQIPQELAEGLRKLSREAGATLYSTLLTAYLVLLFRWTRQRDLLIGTPTAGRTRMEDTNVIGYFVDPIVIRARLEEGETLGSLLKQVRLTVLEALSHRDFPFALLVERLRIERDPSRSPIFDTTFNFLSRREAEEDHPKEAPKLRQADGKFDLALTVLENGDQLHASLGYNSALFDASTVDRLSQCWLAVLKGMVTNPDTACDRVALRSSDEPRLIPALMGRPWREVKLAHELFEQQARATPDSPAIKANGATLSYRDVNGRANCLARRLVALGVKRDSQVAVCTGRSPEFLVAILAVWKAGGSYIPIDPTYPRELRDYFLHQARACVLLMQEDLASSWQGSDLPQLLIEKELKAVEENLHLPADPNQLAYVIYTSGSTGKPKGVAVEHRSLSNYIDGMIEDLEIEPHSQFAFLSTIGADLGNTAIFLSVGTGGCLHMLPEHLLIDSSGFRAYMTDHSIDYLKIVPSHFAALTAQGDVSAAMPNRGLILGGEGASPRWVRELQEHRPGCRIFNHYGPTETTIGVLSYRFSGEEGNPGTRFLPLRKAVPGCNIYLLDENGESVSQGFVGEVAIGGRCVARGYIHAPALTEERFVSYPEAGVLYRTGDMARQLGTGDLELLGRQDQQVSLRGFRVELGHVETVLRREGNLQQCVVLPISHRGEITHLAAYAVCGRRAEDIWPTPSSLREIAKRMLPPYMVPERYIILDRMPVTANGKIDRARLLEAPGIEEAAKGYASARDHVEFRLVEMMTAVLGASNIGVRDDFFQLGGHSLLCVQLAGMIFDEFQVRLPLPAFFRYRTVEQLASCVRAGATAARSCLVPIRQSGTEEPLFLFPGAGGSTVYFYPLVQSLEAERPVWGIQYLAPKEDGQLPKSVEEMAAYAVDAIRREIGTQGPFHLAGHSLGGLVAFEAARQLQALGCETVFLGVMDNAAPASTPVDCDHWDESRWLRHIGIRLEKLYDATLGVSDELTVDTLLERMLSAGLLPPGTNNSYLRGFIDVYCANAIAAARYCPTGSPLPVRITLFRASEEDGEVGVQGAPSVENSLGWRKYTDCGVEVLSVPGTHITMLTEPNVRELAHSLQGCLAKTLQVPVASGNMRDLD, from the coding sequence ATGAGTGCTCTCGACCTATTGCGGGAGTTTGTGCTGTTGGGGTGGAGCTTCCATCGCGATGGCGAACAGCTAAGGTATCGTGCTCCGCGACGTGCTCTTGGTGAGAACGATTTAGCTCGGCTCAAGACGCATAAAGCCGAGATTCTGGAGTTGCTGCGTTCTACGCCGGAGTGTGTCGAACTGGCCCCGCTGTCTTACAATCAGCGTGCTCTGTGGTTTCTTTGGGTGCTGGCTCCGGAGAGCACCGCCTATAACCAGTCGTACAGCATGCATACGTCGAAGCGGACATCGGGTGCCGTGTGGCGCGAGGTGTGCACGCGGTTGGTAGCCAGGCATCCCATGCTGCGGACCAGATTTTCTCTTCTCCGTGAGGGTCCCGTCCAGCAGGTGCATCGAATAGAAGATATTGCATGGCAGACGACGGATTTGAGCCGGAGTGCCTCGGCCGATCAGGAGCGTCTCATCGCAGCAGCCCACCGAGTATCGTTCGACCTTGAGAACGATTTTCCGGTGCGATTCCACGTCTTCTATTTACCGGAAGGCCGCCTGCAGTTGTTGATCACGATGCACCACATTGTTTGCGACGGATGGTCGATGGAGATCATACGCCGCGAACTGGAGGCGATGTATGACGCGTGTGTTGCTGGACGCGAAGTTCAGCTGCCAACGCTTGAAACGAGCTATCGGGATTATGTCTGGTGGCAACGTGATCTTCTTGATGGCCCCCGAGGTGAGGCTTTGTGGCAGTACTGGAAGGAGTGGCTTGCAGGGCCGCTGCCAGTGATGCAACTTCCGACGGACAGGCCTCGTCCTGCCGTACAGACTTACGAAGGGGACGCCATTGACTTTCAGATTCCACAGGAGCTTGCGGAAGGCTTGCGCAAGCTTTCGCGTGAGGCAGGAGCGACACTTTATTCCACGCTGCTGACGGCTTATCTTGTGCTGTTGTTTCGATGGACGAGACAGCGCGATCTCTTGATTGGCACGCCGACAGCCGGCCGCACTCGAATGGAGGATACGAACGTCATAGGCTACTTCGTCGATCCGATCGTTATCCGCGCCCGTTTGGAGGAGGGGGAGACGCTCGGAAGCCTGCTGAAGCAGGTTCGGCTGACAGTATTGGAGGCGCTTAGCCATCGCGATTTTCCCTTTGCTCTGTTGGTAGAACGCCTTCGCATCGAACGGGACCCCAGCCGATCGCCAATATTCGATACAACATTCAATTTTTTGAGCCGCAGAGAAGCAGAGGAAGATCATCCGAAGGAGGCGCCGAAGCTTCGTCAAGCCGATGGCAAGTTCGATCTGGCACTTACTGTGCTAGAGAATGGCGATCAGCTGCATGCTTCGCTGGGCTATAACTCTGCTCTTTTCGATGCTTCCACGGTCGATCGGCTTTCACAGTGCTGGCTTGCGGTGCTGAAGGGGATGGTGACGAATCCAGATACAGCCTGCGACCGGGTGGCCCTGCGGAGTTCAGATGAGCCGAGATTGATCCCGGCGCTGATGGGGCGTCCGTGGCGGGAAGTGAAGCTCGCTCATGAATTGTTTGAGCAGCAGGCCAGGGCTACTCCGGACAGCCCTGCAATCAAAGCGAACGGTGCGACGCTCAGCTACAGGGATGTGAATGGAAGGGCCAATTGTCTGGCTCGGCGGCTTGTGGCGCTTGGTGTGAAGCGAGATTCGCAGGTTGCGGTCTGCACGGGACGTTCCCCCGAGTTTCTCGTAGCTATCCTGGCGGTATGGAAGGCTGGTGGTTCTTATATTCCAATCGATCCAACGTATCCCCGCGAGCTGAGAGACTATTTTCTGCATCAGGCGCGTGCGTGCGTTCTGCTGATGCAGGAAGACCTGGCGTCCAGCTGGCAGGGAAGCGATTTGCCGCAGTTATTGATTGAGAAAGAACTGAAGGCTGTGGAGGAGAATCTTCATCTTCCCGCAGATCCCAACCAGCTGGCTTATGTTATCTATACGTCTGGATCTACGGGGAAGCCCAAAGGGGTAGCGGTCGAACACCGTTCGCTCTCGAACTATATCGATGGGATGATCGAAGATCTGGAGATTGAGCCGCATTCGCAGTTTGCGTTTCTCTCGACAATCGGTGCCGATCTTGGAAATACAGCTATCTTTCTTTCCGTTGGGACAGGCGGATGCCTGCACATGCTGCCCGAGCATTTGTTGATTGATAGCTCCGGATTCAGAGCGTATATGACGGATCATTCGATCGACTATCTGAAGATTGTTCCTTCGCATTTTGCCGCTCTTACGGCTCAGGGCGATGTATCGGCAGCCATGCCCAATCGAGGCCTGATACTTGGCGGCGAGGGTGCAAGTCCACGATGGGTGAGGGAGTTGCAGGAACACCGTCCTGGCTGCCGCATCTTCAATCATTATGGTCCGACCGAAACTACGATTGGTGTGTTGAGCTACCGTTTCAGCGGCGAGGAGGGGAATCCTGGAACGCGGTTTCTTCCGCTCAGGAAAGCGGTACCGGGTTGCAACATTTATCTGCTGGATGAGAATGGCGAAAGTGTATCCCAGGGCTTTGTAGGAGAGGTCGCCATCGGAGGACGGTGTGTCGCACGTGGATATATTCATGCCCCTGCGCTGACGGAGGAACGCTTTGTTTCTTACCCGGAAGCGGGCGTTTTGTACCGCACGGGAGACATGGCTCGACAGCTTGGCACCGGGGATCTTGAGTTGCTTGGGCGCCAGGATCAACAGGTCAGCCTGCGGGGCTTCCGGGTAGAGTTGGGTCATGTTGAGACGGTGCTGCGGAGGGAGGGTAACCTGCAGCAATGTGTTGTTCTCCCCATATCTCATCGAGGAGAGATCACTCACCTGGCGGCATACGCCGTTTGTGGTCGCAGAGCTGAAGACATTTGGCCAACGCCATCCTCGTTGCGGGAGATAGCGAAACGAATGCTCCCTCCGTATATGGTGCCCGAGCGATATATCATTCTCGATCGCATGCCGGTAACCGCGAACGGAAAGATCGATAGGGCCCGTTTGTTGGAGGCTCCTGGAATAGAAGAGGCGGCGAAGGGCTACGCATCCGCGCGCGATCATGTGGAGTTTCGTCTCGTTGAGATGATGACTGCGGTCCTGGGAGCGAGCAACATCGGCGTGCGCGATGACTTCTTCCAACTTGGTGGCCATTCGTTGCTGTGTGTGCAACTGGCCGGCATGATCTTCGATGAATTTCAGGTGCGGCTCCCGCTTCCTGCCTTCTTTCGTTACCGAACCGTGGAGCAACTTGCTTCCTGTGTACGTGCAGGGGCAACCGCGGCGCGCTCGTGTCTGGTGCCTATTCGACAATCCGGCACGGAGGAGCCCCTCTTTCTATTTCCCGGAGCCGGTGGAAGTACCGTGTATTTCTATCCCCTGGTGCAGAGTCTTGAAGCAGAACGGCCCGTATGGGGAATACAGTACCTAGCGCCAAAGGAAGACGGACAACTGCCGAAGAGCGTTGAAGAGATGGCCGCGTATGCGGTAGATGCGATAAGGCGAGAGATCGGAACGCAAGGCCCCTTCCATCTGGCCGGGCATTCGCTGGGAGGGCTGGTGGCCTTTGAAGCCGCTCGTCAATTGCAGGCGCTTGGTTGCGAGACGGTGTTTCTCGGCGTGATGGACAATGCCGCTCCGGCAAGTACGCCGGTCGACTGCGATCACTGGGATGAATCCCGCTGGCTGAGGCACATCGGGATTCGACTGGAGAAGTTGTATGACGCGACGCTTGGAGTCTCGGACGAACTGACGGTCGATACGCTTCTGGAGCGAATGTTATCCGCAGGTCTGCTGCCGCCCGGAACAAACAATTCCTACCTGCGAGGCTTCATTGACGTTTATTGTGCCAATGCCATCGCGGCCGCACGTTATTGTCCTACAGGCTCGCCACTCCCGGTTAGGATCACCCTCTTCCGAGCATCGGAAGAGGACGGTGAGGTAGGCGTGCAAGGTGCTCCGTCGGTGGAGAATTCACTTGGGTGGCGGAAGTATACCGATTGCGGTGTTGAAGTCCTGTCCGTGCCAGGGACTCACATCACCATGTTGACCGAACCGAATGTTCGTGAACTGGCACACTCTCTCCAAGGGTGTCTCGCCAAGACCTTGCAAGTTCCAGTTGCAAGCGGAAATATGAGGGATCTCGACTGA
- a CDS encoding methyltransferase, whose amino-acid sequence MDLLQIACAPFLTGALTVAATAGVADLLHDGPLSTEDLASETNLQAQVLQRVLQLLTAVNIFERLDDDQWGNNEASERLRTGHPASVRYFCMLAGHEYARSFTEIMHTARTGESAFRHIYGGSIYSYMDANRAAGDIYDRAMEDLARPVGALLSKQYDFSGVSTLVDVGGGNGTLLKGILRSVPDVQGVCFDRKDVCDRARSRMAEVVESDLAERLSFAEGDFFAGVPAGADVYLLKNVLHNWADDSSVKILSSIRSSMRPESRLLVLEPLMQEGSADVARRIDDLFQMVVCEQGTTARTHQQMETLLKSAGLQSIRALNLPTGHTAMVSCVG is encoded by the coding sequence ATGGACTTATTGCAGATTGCTTGCGCTCCTTTTCTGACCGGAGCTCTTACCGTTGCTGCTACCGCAGGCGTTGCCGATTTATTACACGATGGTCCCCTTTCCACAGAGGACCTTGCGTCAGAGACAAATCTGCAGGCGCAGGTACTGCAACGTGTTTTGCAACTGCTCACGGCCGTGAATATCTTCGAGCGTTTGGATGACGACCAATGGGGCAACAACGAAGCGTCCGAGCGGTTACGCACCGGGCATCCTGCGTCGGTCCGCTATTTCTGCATGCTTGCAGGGCATGAGTATGCCCGTTCGTTCACGGAGATTATGCATACGGCACGTACGGGTGAGTCGGCATTTCGCCACATTTATGGTGGTTCAATTTATAGCTACATGGATGCGAATCGTGCTGCCGGCGACATTTATGACAGGGCAATGGAAGACCTGGCGCGTCCGGTGGGAGCCCTGCTATCGAAACAGTACGATTTCAGTGGTGTGTCCACGCTTGTCGATGTGGGTGGCGGAAATGGGACCTTGCTCAAGGGGATTTTGCGCTCGGTTCCCGATGTGCAGGGCGTTTGTTTCGATCGGAAAGATGTCTGCGACCGGGCCCGCAGCAGGATGGCGGAGGTCGTTGAAAGCGATCTGGCCGAGCGCCTCAGTTTTGCCGAAGGCGACTTTTTTGCAGGTGTTCCTGCGGGAGCGGATGTTTATCTTCTGAAAAATGTACTTCACAACTGGGCGGACGATAGCAGCGTAAAGATTCTTTCGTCCATCCGTTCCTCAATGAGGCCGGAAAGCCGCCTGCTGGTGCTTGAGCCCTTGATGCAGGAGGGCTCGGCGGATGTCGCGAGACGGATTGATGATTTGTTTCAGATGGTCGTCTGCGAACAGGGCACGACAGCACGTACGCATCAGCAAATGGAAACTTTGCTGAAGAGTGCCGGACTGCAATCTATCCGGGCGCTGAATCTGCCCACAGGCCACACCGCGATGGTGAGTTGTGTTGGATAG